From Candidatus Omnitrophota bacterium:
TAACCGTGCCGATATCAGATACCTTCGTAATTGTTTAAAATGAGATTGGAAAGATGATAGGTATGCCATACTATGACGAGTATGGTGTTTAAGCGGCTATACACGTGACTAAAATCAGGGCTTGTATAAAAAGCTCGATGGGTCCACCAGGCAGCAGGGCACATTTAAGGATTGTGCCAATTTACTCAAACTTTTCGAGGGGACAGGTCTGGGATGCCATCCGGAACCGGTCTGGGATTGGTACGAGAACCGTCCCCGAAAACCGTGGATAAGTATATTCGGCCATCTGACAAATGCCCAGTGTCTAATACACTAACGATATTGGCGTGTTCAGCGGCCTTGAGAATTTGTGCTTCATAAAAGAAATTTTTCTGATTAACAATTTTATCTTTGGGAATAAACTTAACCGCACATTCTGTATTTAATCCAGTGTCTATAGCCAACCAAACCTCTCCAAAATGACCAGAACCCAATTTTTCCTTTAATTCAAATTTATCTAGCGTCATGAAACGTGCTCCATCCGACTAAAATTGCCTCTTGAATACATGTATCTATTTCAGCAAAGTCTTGGAAAACAGAATAGTCTAAATCTGTTTTTAAAGATTGAGTCCTTCCTTTTAATCCCAAATCTTTTGCTATAGTGCAATTAACCTTTTTATAGACTTTAATTCCTTTAATTGCCGCTGCCAATTGAATTATGGCCTCATTTTCTGTACGTATTACAAAGGGGCTACCTCTACTTGCCATACCCTCCGTTCCCTTTATCGCTATAGCATCTATTTTATTTTTTTCTAGAATATCTGTTATTTCTTGAGAAAACCATTTAAGTTCTTGAGGCCTTGTGTAATTCTTGGGAAAGAGTATTCGATTGTGTTGTAAGAGTTTTGGAGATTTTTTGCTACCATCCAATATAGCAAAACAATAATCTTTCGTGCTACATCTTATTCCCAAAATAATCATTATATTTAGCGCCTTATTGTGAAACTGCCATTTTGATCACATATTTTTCGTACGGGCAAACATACTATAAAATATAAGGTACTAGTGTTTGTTTCGTAATAATAGATTATAACTAGTAAATGATTTTATAATTAAATTTCAGCCAATCACTAATTTCTTTATTAATAAGTGGCATAACATGATCGATTAATCCCAGCTTTCTTTTTAGCAAGTCGCTGAACTTTTTTGTTACGCTTCGCGGATCTCTATCTGTTGTTACAACTTTTAAAATAATTTCTAAATATTTTCGTCTCATACCAGGGTCTGGTAGTTCGAGTATTATCAGTTTCATAAAATCGGTTAAAACATTAAGTTGTGAATCTAGGGTGGTTTCTTTGGATTGCAGTATGTCAATAAATGCGTTAAAATCATTGGACGCTTGAAAACTATTTTTTTCTGCACAGTATAATAGCATCTGGGCTGAGATTGAAAGATAATAATACTTTAGGCCTGCTAATTTAATTACCGCATCATAATATTCAGATTCACTCAGTAGCTTTTTTTGTACAAGCATAGTTAGAAAATTTTGTATGCTAAAGCTGTCTATTTTATAATCATTAAATAATAATTCTTTGAATAAAAGATCATCACAAAATAACGGCAGTCTCTTCTCTTTGCATGTTTGTATAGAATAAATGTAGGGTCTCCCCAAAAGCTGTTCTTTAGTTTCTAGGTCTTTTTCTAATAGCTTATCTAGGCCAATTATATTAAAAGTATTTGCTGCAGCATCTTTGATTTTTTGTAGAAAGTCTATTTTATTTTTGCTACCTTCTGCAGAAAAATTTTGCCTATAGGCTTTCCCCTCATGATAAAAGACCGACATTCCTTCACTATCCCCAAATCCTGTTTCATCGGCTATGCTCATATCTATTTCATCTATTGTCGCTCTGGTGACATAAACCTTATCAAAGTATTTTGTCGGCAATGTTAACATGTCTAAATACGCTAAAGTAAATAAAGAGAGCGGATCCAATAACACCTCTTTAGATTTATTAATTAATTCCTGTTCTTTTATTTGTTCTACGGCGCTTCCAGAGGCACAAAATAATCTATTGCCCATTGCAATTAAACCAGCCCAGGCAGTAAATAAACTAATATTCATAAATTTAGACAATGCGCCTATTGTTAACTTTTTAGATAAATACATTTGGGTTATCTGTGATGCGTATTCCGATTTCCTCTTTACCATTTCTAGTACTTTTTCAGGATTCGCTTCAATTTTCTGTATTGTTTTATTGCTGGGGAAATATGTATTAAAATTGTTTAGTATACTTTGGAATAATTTTACATATTTACTTTTTATTCCCAAAATTTCAACTACCTCATCTCGCCCGCCTTCTATCTTAATCGTTATTTTATCGCCAATTTTTTTTCCATAAATCGCTTTGCCTAAATTTGATTCTTTATAGATTTCTGCCCTAACTAATGATGCCCCAGGATCATCTAATAATAAAAACTCGCTTTCTTGACCATCTTTTCTTAATCTTATAT
This genomic window contains:
- a CDS encoding protein kinase; this translates as MTLDKFELKEKLGSGHFGEVWLAIDTGLNTECAVKFIPKDKIVNQKNFFYEAQILKAAEHANIVSVLDTGHLSDGRIYLSTVFGDGSRTNPRPVPDGIPDLSPRKV